Proteins from a single region of Aureibacter tunicatorum:
- the atpD gene encoding F0F1 ATP synthase subunit beta yields the protein MANIGKITQVIGPVVDVSFDAEGAKLPNILNALVVTREDGSKLVLEVQQHLGEERVRTISMEGTEGLVRGLEALDTGAAIKMPTGNDIKGRLFNVVGEAIDGLPQPKGETGLPIHRKAPAFDQLSSSTEVLYTGIKVIDLLEPYVKGGKIGLFGGAGVGKTVLIMELINNIAKAYAGLSVFAGVGERTREGNDLLREMIESGVIKYGKEFEESMEEGGWDLTKVDQAQLETSQATLVFGQMNEPPGARARVALSGLTVAEYFRDGDGSGQGRDILFFIDNIFRFTQAGSEVSALLGRMPSAVGYQPTLATEMGAMQERITSTKRGSITSVQAVYVPADDLTDPAPATTFAHLDATTVLSRKIAEKGIYPAVDPLDSTSRILSEEVLGEEHYGTAQRVKEILQRYKELQDIIAILGMDELSEEDKQVVHRARRVERFLSQPFHVAEQFTGMQGVLVDIKDTIRGFNEIIDGKYDHLPEAAFNLVGTIEEAVTKGEKLLAEAK from the coding sequence ATGGCAAATATTGGTAAAATAACCCAGGTGATCGGCCCGGTTGTAGACGTAAGTTTCGATGCCGAAGGTGCAAAATTACCTAATATTCTGAACGCGCTAGTTGTAACTAGAGAAGACGGATCTAAATTAGTCCTAGAGGTACAGCAGCACTTAGGTGAAGAGCGTGTCAGAACAATCTCAATGGAGGGAACAGAAGGATTGGTGCGTGGTCTTGAAGCGTTGGATACAGGAGCTGCTATCAAGATGCCTACAGGTAACGACATCAAAGGAAGACTGTTTAATGTAGTTGGTGAAGCAATTGATGGTTTGCCGCAACCAAAGGGAGAGACTGGATTGCCTATCCATAGAAAAGCGCCTGCTTTTGACCAATTGTCATCTTCGACAGAAGTTCTTTACACAGGTATTAAAGTAATCGACTTGCTAGAGCCATACGTAAAAGGTGGTAAAATTGGTTTGTTCGGTGGTGCCGGTGTAGGTAAAACGGTATTGATCATGGAGTTGATCAACAACATTGCGAAAGCTTACGCTGGTTTGTCAGTATTTGCAGGTGTTGGTGAGCGTACTCGTGAAGGTAATGACCTTTTGAGAGAGATGATCGAGTCTGGCGTAATCAAGTACGGTAAAGAATTCGAAGAGTCTATGGAAGAAGGTGGCTGGGATTTGACGAAAGTTGATCAAGCTCAACTTGAGACTTCTCAAGCGACTTTGGTATTCGGTCAGATGAACGAGCCTCCTGGCGCTCGTGCTAGAGTAGCGCTTTCAGGACTTACTGTTGCTGAGTACTTCCGTGATGGCGATGGTTCTGGACAAGGTAGAGATATCCTATTCTTTATTGACAATATCTTCCGTTTTACTCAGGCTGGATCTGAGGTGTCTGCCCTACTAGGACGTATGCCTTCAGCAGTAGGTTACCAACCAACGTTGGCAACTGAGATGGGTGCTATGCAGGAGCGTATTACTTCAACGAAGAGAGGATCAATTACTTCAGTACAGGCTGTATACGTACCTGCCGATGACTTGACTGACCCTGCGCCAGCGACGACTTTCGCCCACTTGGATGCCACTACAGTATTGTCTCGTAAGATTGCTGAGAAAGGTATTTATCCTGCGGTGGATCCATTGGATTCGACTTCAAGAATTTTGAGCGAGGAAGTGCTTGGTGAAGAGCATTATGGAACAGCTCAAAGAGTTAAGGAGATTCTTCAAAGATATAAAGAACTTCAAGATATTATTGCTATCCTTGGTATGGACGAGCTTTCTGAAGAAGATAAGCAGGTTGTGCATAGAGCAAGACGTGTGGAAAGATTCTTGTCTCAACCATTCCACGTAGCAGAGCAGTTTACAGGTATGCAAGGTGTTCTTGTTGATATCAAAGATACTATCAGAGGTTTCAACGAAATCATCGATGGTAAATACGATCACCTTCCAGAAGCGGCTTTCAACTTGGTAGGTACTATCGAGGAAGCGGTAACTAAAGGTGAGAAATTGCTTGCTGAAGCTAAATAA
- a CDS encoding HAMP domain-containing sensor histidine kinase produces the protein MKPKKNKKKNLSFDIYTNTSKIKWGALGISLIIIVASIIYTDVLVEKLQQREKRQIELYAKALEYAMNVSEGESLLFLTEEIITRNSSVPIIWADSYGKPLDSKNISFRSNATESEKEAILKERIKLMKEQHKPIKIVITDDNGVEYDYSYVYYQNSFLLTQLKYYPYVQLSFIAFFGFLAYLAFHYSKLSEQNRVWIGLAKETAHQLGTPLSSLMAWIEYLKIDPDFNNPEVITELEKDTHRLEMITNRFSSIGSVPTLKKEDLVSGIRANVSYLQRRISSKVKIGVQAQPEFIEANINKALFDWVIENLCKNAVDAMAGMGEIKINIFKEDDSKIVIDVTDNGKGIPKTKAGQIFKPGFSTKQRGWGLGLTLVKRIVEQYHKGKIFLKSSEVGKGTTFRIILKGE, from the coding sequence TTGAAGCCAAAGAAAAACAAGAAAAAGAATCTCAGTTTTGACATATATACGAACACCTCGAAAATAAAATGGGGTGCGTTAGGTATCTCGTTGATTATAATTGTAGCGTCAATAATTTACACAGACGTACTTGTGGAAAAGCTCCAACAAAGAGAAAAAAGGCAAATAGAATTGTACGCCAAAGCCTTGGAGTATGCTATGAATGTAAGCGAAGGTGAAAGTTTGCTCTTTCTTACCGAAGAGATCATCACTAGGAATAGCTCTGTGCCTATTATTTGGGCGGACAGCTACGGCAAGCCTTTGGATTCAAAAAATATTTCATTTCGCTCAAACGCTACTGAGTCGGAAAAGGAAGCGATTCTCAAAGAGAGAATCAAATTGATGAAAGAACAGCATAAGCCGATTAAAATTGTCATCACAGATGATAATGGAGTAGAGTACGATTACTCGTATGTCTATTATCAAAATTCGTTTCTACTTACTCAGTTGAAATATTACCCTTATGTTCAGTTAAGTTTTATCGCTTTTTTTGGTTTCTTGGCGTATTTGGCTTTTCACTATAGCAAATTATCTGAGCAAAATAGAGTTTGGATTGGCCTTGCCAAAGAAACGGCGCACCAATTGGGAACTCCATTGTCCTCGTTGATGGCTTGGATTGAGTATTTGAAGATTGACCCTGACTTTAATAATCCAGAGGTGATCACCGAACTGGAGAAAGACACGCATCGACTCGAGATGATTACCAACAGATTCTCAAGTATTGGTTCTGTTCCGACTTTGAAGAAAGAAGATTTAGTGTCTGGAATTAGAGCCAATGTAAGTTATTTGCAAAGAAGAATTTCATCGAAGGTTAAAATAGGCGTTCAGGCTCAACCGGAATTTATCGAAGCCAATATCAATAAGGCCTTGTTTGATTGGGTGATAGAAAATTTATGCAAGAACGCGGTTGACGCCATGGCAGGCATGGGGGAAATTAAGATTAATATTTTCAAAGAAGATGATTCGAAAATTGTCATAGACGTAACTGACAATGGCAAAGGAATTCCTAAGACAAAAGCGGGACAGATTTTTAAGCCGGGCTTTTCCACTAAGCAACGTGGATGGGGATTGGGACTTACTCTTGTCAAGAGAATCGTTGAGCAATATCATAAAGGCAAAATATTCTTGAAGTCCAGCGAAGTTGGAAAAGGCACTACATTTAGAATAATCTTGAAGGGAGAGTAA
- the sdaAA gene encoding L-serine ammonia-lyase, iron-sulfur-dependent, subunit alpha: protein MSFLFKDFAGWKTYCEENNCSLAKPVLEYEETQRGRNEDEVRSGLLHAYTVMKDAIKTGLEEDMKSNSGMIDNGAKKVFNNPITVLSPEFQKLISRALAAKEVNSCMGRVVAAPTAGASGILPGVMYTLQEQHSLTDEQIAEGLLVAAGIALIIEYNASLAGAVGGCQAETGSAAAMGAGAIVYCLGGNIDQVFNAVGITIQCMLGLVCDPVAGLVEVPCVVRNASAASISFSSAQIAISNVSSVIPVDECIEAMAEVSESMESRYKETALGGLAATLTGKKISKRVLIQDIEILEDEQNEDE from the coding sequence ATGAGCTTTTTATTTAAAGATTTTGCAGGTTGGAAAACCTATTGCGAGGAGAATAATTGTTCTCTTGCCAAGCCTGTGTTGGAGTATGAAGAGACTCAAAGGGGTAGGAATGAAGATGAAGTTCGTTCAGGGTTGCTTCATGCTTATACTGTAATGAAGGATGCTATCAAGACAGGATTGGAGGAGGATATGAAATCCAACTCTGGCATGATAGACAACGGGGCTAAAAAGGTTTTCAATAATCCTATTACAGTTCTTTCTCCAGAATTCCAAAAGCTTATATCCAGAGCCTTGGCGGCAAAAGAGGTAAACTCATGCATGGGGAGAGTGGTGGCGGCGCCTACTGCAGGAGCCTCTGGGATTTTACCAGGTGTGATGTATACTTTGCAAGAGCAGCATAGCCTGACAGACGAGCAAATCGCCGAAGGACTATTGGTTGCGGCGGGAATTGCTTTGATTATTGAGTATAATGCTTCTTTGGCTGGAGCCGTTGGAGGCTGTCAGGCGGAAACAGGAAGTGCTGCGGCGATGGGAGCCGGAGCAATAGTATATTGCTTGGGAGGAAACATAGATCAAGTATTTAATGCTGTTGGCATTACGATCCAATGCATGTTGGGCTTGGTATGCGATCCTGTGGCAGGGTTGGTGGAAGTCCCTTGTGTTGTAAGAAATGCAAGCGCTGCGTCGATATCTTTTTCTTCAGCCCAGATTGCAATTTCCAATGTAAGTTCCGTTATCCCTGTAGATGAATGTATTGAAGCTATGGCGGAAGTAAGCGAAAGCATGGAGAGCAGATACAAAGAAACGGCTCTTGGCGGTTTGGCTGCAACACTTACAGGCAAAAAGATTTCGAAAAGAGTTCTAATTCAAGATATTGAGATACTTGAGGATGAACAAAATGAAGACGAATAA
- a CDS encoding transcriptional regulator, translating to MKEVISKLQKAFENRLRLGVMSILMVQEEVDFKFLKEKLNATDGNLASHTTALEKAGYIAIKKQFIGKKPNTTFKATAEGRQAFKEHLKALEELIKNI from the coding sequence TTGAAAGAAGTCATTAGCAAACTGCAAAAGGCATTTGAAAATCGGCTTCGCCTTGGGGTAATGTCCATATTAATGGTTCAAGAAGAAGTCGACTTCAAGTTTCTTAAGGAAAAACTAAACGCGACAGACGGCAATTTGGCCAGTCATACAACCGCACTCGAAAAAGCGGGATACATTGCCATCAAAAAGCAATTTATTGGCAAAAAGCCCAACACAACATTCAAAGCCACAGCTGAAGGACGACAAGCTTTTAAAGAACACTTAAAAGCATTGGAAGAACTGATCAAAAATATTTAA
- a CDS encoding DUF2809 domain-containing protein: MKTTQTKRFQYFLLFISTILLGLGSRKFDYLLPNFIAAYAGDTLWALMIYWGTRMVFTHIRIQTALYFALIFCFTIEISQLYQAEWILQVRATKLGALILGHGFLWSDLICYIVGCVFGYYVDKNSLSKTVSR; the protein is encoded by the coding sequence ATGAAAACCACACAGACTAAGCGCTTTCAATATTTTCTACTTTTCATAAGCACTATTCTTCTTGGTCTTGGCTCCAGAAAATTTGACTACTTGTTGCCTAATTTTATAGCCGCATATGCCGGCGACACTTTATGGGCTTTAATGATCTATTGGGGAACAAGAATGGTATTCACTCATATAAGAATACAGACAGCGCTTTATTTCGCGTTGATATTTTGCTTTACAATAGAAATTAGCCAGCTCTATCAAGCTGAATGGATTCTTCAAGTTCGAGCGACAAAGCTAGGCGCTTTAATATTAGGCCATGGTTTTCTATGGAGCGATCTCATTTGCTATATTGTTGGTTGTGTATTCGGCTATTATGTTGATAAAAATTCACTTTCAAAAACAGTCTCCCGCTAA
- a CDS encoding alpha/beta hydrolase, which yields MTKAIKITFITIISIISISLISGAIVYFTNPNIQAITDRIIAAIKNDESKLYYFPVKNLDDMSSITYEETVLQIDDKINIYTYKFPSNSLNKKADIFLIHGAGGNISKYLNQIKVLTNAGYEVHTLDWRSFGKSTGIPDYKNVLSDTKKAFELYLNKNDNDSSKTILYGMSLGGQVAIKLASDYKSYIDGLVLDGCVESAQACAIDMAPAGFLKEKAQTNPDNFNQDYVAIRDIAMIKNTPKLIIHSENDKYVPFHRAEKLFASAQHPKLFWKSNSGHIQSLFQQPEESINRINQLYDMID from the coding sequence ATGACAAAGGCTATAAAAATCACATTCATCACAATCATTTCCATAATTTCAATCAGTCTAATCTCAGGCGCAATCGTTTATTTTACCAACCCCAATATTCAAGCGATAACCGACAGAATCATCGCCGCCATCAAAAATGACGAAAGCAAACTATATTACTTCCCAGTCAAAAACCTCGATGACATGTCTTCAATAACTTATGAAGAAACTGTTTTGCAAATAGATGATAAGATCAATATTTATACTTATAAGTTTCCTTCCAATAGTTTGAATAAAAAAGCTGACATTTTTCTCATTCATGGAGCTGGTGGCAATATTTCCAAATACCTTAATCAGATCAAAGTACTAACAAATGCGGGATATGAGGTTCATACCCTTGACTGGCGCTCATTTGGTAAATCAACTGGCATCCCTGATTATAAAAACGTCCTCTCTGATACAAAAAAGGCTTTTGAACTATATTTAAACAAAAATGATAACGACTCTTCAAAAACTATCCTTTACGGAATGTCTCTTGGAGGACAAGTAGCTATCAAGCTAGCATCAGATTACAAAAGTTATATTGACGGGCTTGTGCTAGACGGATGTGTTGAATCCGCTCAAGCTTGCGCAATAGACATGGCTCCTGCGGGATTTTTAAAAGAAAAAGCTCAAACGAACCCTGATAATTTCAATCAAGATTATGTTGCGATAAGGGATATTGCAATGATTAAAAACACTCCGAAATTGATCATCCATAGCGAGAATGACAAATATGTTCCTTTTCATAGAGCCGAAAAATTATTTGCGTCAGCGCAACATCCAAAATTATTTTGGAAGTCAAACTCAGGCCATATTCAAAGTCTCTTCCAACAACCTGAAGAGAGCATAAATAGGATCAATCAACTTTACGATATGATTGATTAA
- the yiaA gene encoding inner membrane protein YiaA, whose amino-acid sequence MISTGEQQPSQAFVAVSWGAMLVGIAAYLIGLWNSDMLLNEKGYYFTILLFGLFSVVSVQKNVRDKMEGIPVSNIYMGVSYAMSGISLALLVIGLWNAELLLSEKGFFGMSFVLSLFSSIAVQKNIRDMK is encoded by the coding sequence ATGATTTCTACAGGAGAACAACAGCCTTCACAAGCCTTTGTGGCAGTGTCTTGGGGAGCGATGCTGGTAGGTATTGCAGCTTATCTGATAGGATTGTGGAATTCAGACATGTTGCTCAATGAAAAAGGTTATTACTTTACGATTTTGCTGTTTGGCTTGTTTTCTGTGGTTTCAGTGCAGAAAAATGTTCGGGATAAAATGGAGGGTATCCCTGTTTCGAATATTTATATGGGCGTAAGTTATGCAATGTCGGGCATTTCTTTGGCATTATTGGTTATTGGGCTGTGGAATGCGGAGTTGTTGCTGAGTGAGAAAGGTTTTTTCGGAATGTCTTTCGTATTAAGCTTGTTTTCTTCAATTGCTGTTCAGAAGAATATTAGGGATATGAAGTAG
- a CDS encoding T9SS type A sorting domain-containing protein, with translation MKKLYITALFSILGFNAYTQENLNCIPQPLNENQQLDYNIKANAYHASGKTIDINEVRYLPLKIHIVSKDDKTGGLVKKDINEFVSKVCKYYRYIGVQFFISEYNLIHNSTFFDLKNPSSDESLMAEGNDSHQAINIYFVNSIKDDENQCEGTFGYAYLPFDNIKSTRIVLKNCAVVGDMTAIHEFGHFFGLKHTYNDEVNNLGDRFIENKDNCDIVTDGLCSTDTDPGANFTTPNWDRRTCTFTEEIRDRNGAIYTPPVRNMMSNYTGCQQEFVPEQIEKMKEGLAVRGMHNSYDFSASSTNVLEPSELSATKNIYNSNIITWKDNADNETGYIIERALIDSNEFIAIGGTTPNETTFIDNDVNSDRVYKYRLRPSNSSQPGPAFFLQDNTILNTEKINSSYVLSPVPTDEILNINGNNIGDKLNITISDINGKVLISTQKSMLNEGINVDLSSFTNGPYFITIENLKTGKIEELKALKK, from the coding sequence ATGAAAAAACTTTATATCACAGCCTTATTTTCCATATTAGGATTCAATGCTTATACCCAAGAAAATTTAAACTGCATTCCTCAACCCTTGAATGAGAATCAACAATTGGATTATAATATAAAAGCCAATGCTTATCATGCAAGCGGCAAAACAATAGATATAAATGAAGTCAGATATTTACCCTTAAAAATACATATCGTCTCCAAAGATGATAAGACAGGAGGCCTTGTAAAAAAAGACATCAATGAGTTCGTAAGTAAGGTCTGTAAATATTATAGATATATAGGCGTTCAGTTCTTTATATCTGAATACAACTTAATTCATAATTCAACTTTTTTTGATCTAAAAAATCCATCCTCAGATGAAAGTCTAATGGCTGAAGGAAATGACAGTCATCAAGCCATTAATATTTATTTCGTCAATTCGATCAAAGATGATGAAAACCAATGCGAAGGAACTTTTGGTTATGCTTACCTTCCGTTTGATAATATAAAATCCACAAGAATAGTTCTAAAGAACTGCGCTGTTGTAGGTGACATGACTGCAATCCATGAGTTTGGACATTTTTTTGGGCTAAAACACACCTATAATGATGAAGTCAACAACTTAGGAGATCGTTTTATTGAAAACAAAGATAATTGTGATATTGTCACTGACGGATTATGTTCAACAGATACCGATCCGGGCGCAAACTTTACAACACCAAACTGGGATAGAAGAACATGCACTTTTACTGAGGAAATACGCGACAGAAATGGAGCTATATACACCCCACCAGTTAGAAATATGATGAGTAATTATACAGGCTGTCAGCAAGAATTTGTTCCTGAACAAATTGAAAAAATGAAGGAAGGTCTGGCAGTGAGGGGTATGCACAATTCTTATGATTTCTCGGCATCAAGCACTAATGTGCTTGAACCATCCGAATTATCAGCAACTAAAAACATTTACAATTCAAATATCATCACATGGAAAGATAATGCCGATAATGAGACAGGCTACATCATCGAAAGAGCTCTGATTGACTCCAATGAATTTATTGCAATAGGAGGTACTACTCCAAACGAGACCACTTTTATTGATAATGATGTAAATTCTGATAGGGTTTATAAATACAGATTACGACCATCAAATTCATCTCAACCTGGACCTGCTTTCTTTTTACAGGATAATACGATACTTAATACCGAGAAAATAAATAGCTCATATGTACTTTCTCCAGTACCTACTGATGAAATTTTAAATATCAATGGAAACAACATTGGAGACAAACTCAATATTACTATCTCTGACATAAATGGCAAAGTTTTAATATCAACTCAAAAATCGATGCTTAATGAAGGTATCAACGTAGATCTAAGCTCATTTACTAACGGTCCGTATTTCATTACAATCGAAAATCTTAAAACTGGCAAAATCGAAGAGCTCAAAGCTCTGAAAAAATAA
- a CDS encoding zinc-dependent metalloprotease has product MNKLYITALLSVLGFNSIAQSNEPCLTQPLSFQQQLDYNLKAQAFHSKRATSNEDDTTIKYLPIQLHIVTADDQTGAINWEDINKFIYVINKHLKPLYYQFFITDFKFINNSEYYDFEDREENDLAQGSDNNQAINVYFVNSINGSLNYSSNEACAGTSGYSYHPFDDIRSTRVLIKNCFINASEFAPVHHFGHFFGLVHTFNSAGSGRIFDPFSPEAENVVRAGEQSNCDTAADGLCDTPADPGADFNYLNWDTETCEYTGNDRDRFGQLYNPDTRNIMSYYSGCQEHFSEGQFEKMREAIAVRKQHSSYDFSAPSNDVAMPSELSASNNYNANTLLWKDNADNETGYIIERALVGSDDFTAVGSTSQNGNKFIDNDLTNGEQYHYRLRPSNSIHSSNSVVAEVNTILNIKEASNIYSLSPVPTEGLVNIIGNNTNEEINITVADINGKIISSTSKNSQKANIDLTNHPNGIYIVTIKNLSTGKIEEHKVLKN; this is encoded by the coding sequence ATGAACAAACTTTATATCACAGCCTTACTATCAGTCTTAGGCTTCAATTCTATTGCACAATCTAATGAACCATGCTTAACGCAACCCCTATCTTTTCAACAACAACTAGATTACAACCTTAAAGCTCAAGCTTTTCATTCAAAAAGGGCAACGTCAAATGAAGATGATACTACAATAAAATATTTACCCATTCAACTTCATATTGTAACTGCAGATGATCAAACTGGAGCCATCAATTGGGAGGATATTAACAAATTCATTTATGTCATCAATAAACATTTGAAACCCCTTTATTATCAATTTTTCATTACTGATTTTAAATTCATCAACAATTCGGAATATTACGACTTCGAAGACAGAGAGGAAAATGATTTGGCTCAAGGCTCAGACAACAATCAAGCTATAAATGTATACTTTGTCAATTCTATTAACGGCAGCCTGAACTACTCAAGCAATGAAGCTTGCGCCGGCACATCTGGATATTCTTATCACCCATTTGATGATATCCGATCAACTAGAGTTCTTATCAAAAATTGCTTTATTAATGCTAGTGAATTTGCTCCAGTTCATCACTTCGGACACTTTTTTGGCTTAGTTCATACTTTTAATTCCGCAGGCAGTGGTCGAATTTTTGACCCTTTTTCACCTGAAGCGGAAAATGTTGTCCGTGCAGGAGAACAATCAAACTGCGACACGGCAGCTGACGGACTTTGTGACACTCCCGCTGACCCTGGGGCTGATTTTAACTATTTAAATTGGGATACAGAAACATGTGAGTACACAGGTAATGATAGAGACCGATTCGGTCAGCTTTACAACCCTGACACACGTAATATTATGAGCTATTATTCCGGATGTCAAGAACATTTTTCAGAAGGACAATTTGAAAAAATGCGCGAGGCGATTGCTGTAAGGAAACAACATTCTTCATATGATTTTAGCGCTCCAAGCAACGATGTTGCCATGCCATCGGAACTTTCTGCTTCTAATAATTACAATGCTAATACATTATTATGGAAAGATAATGCTGACAACGAAACAGGGTATATAATCGAACGAGCACTAGTAGGTAGTGACGACTTTACGGCTGTCGGCTCCACAAGTCAAAACGGTAATAAATTCATCGACAACGACCTCACTAATGGAGAACAATATCACTACCGTTTGCGACCTTCAAATTCAATTCATTCAAGCAACTCGGTAGTTGCAGAAGTGAACACAATACTAAATATTAAAGAAGCCAGTAATATATATTCGTTATCTCCAGTGCCAACGGAAGGGTTAGTCAATATCATCGGCAATAATACTAATGAAGAAATAAATATAACTGTCGCTGATATTAATGGAAAAATCATCTCAAGTACATCGAAAAATAGCCAAAAAGCTAATATTGACTTAACTAATCACCCTAATGGAATTTATATCGTAACCATTAAGAATCTCTCAACAGGAAAAATCGAAGAGCATAAAGTCTTAAAAAATTAG
- a CDS encoding transposase, translating into MPIKLRLITLYSYISNQYNTHLRYFCQRFSNNSNEGKFSDVEILTCYFFSVIEEEVFKIKKIHRFIQNYWKDWFPHLPSYQAFSKRLNRLESILPMLVNSLVETLLSGHDLEQTDRLIDSMPIILSKGRGNGKVASNIADKTYSSSKKIHYYGVKLHMVSLRVIDKMPTPELIGITKASNHDLPPVKGVLAGLKNCKVFADKAYADHELEDLLYKNNNVSLLTPEKLVKGESPYYREFAHAFRKQWGKAISSVRQPVEVFFNWLIEKTGIQDASKVRSEKGLMVHIYGKLASALLILANF; encoded by the coding sequence ATGCCAATAAAATTAAGATTAATAACACTCTACAGCTATATCTCCAATCAATATAACACTCATTTGAGATATTTTTGTCAACGATTCAGTAATAATTCCAATGAAGGGAAGTTTAGTGATGTTGAAATCCTGACTTGTTATTTCTTTTCAGTTATTGAAGAAGAAGTATTTAAGATTAAGAAAATACATCGTTTCATTCAAAATTACTGGAAAGATTGGTTTCCTCATTTGCCTAGTTATCAAGCTTTTTCAAAACGTTTAAATCGTTTAGAATCTATTTTGCCTATGCTTGTTAATAGTTTAGTTGAAACGCTTTTATCTGGTCATGATTTAGAACAAACAGACCGTTTAATTGACTCAATGCCAATTATACTTTCTAAAGGAAGAGGTAATGGGAAAGTTGCGTCAAATATTGCTGATAAAACATATTCATCGAGTAAAAAAATACATTATTATGGTGTTAAGCTACATATGGTTTCATTAAGAGTTATTGACAAAATGCCTACTCCAGAGCTTATAGGAATCACTAAAGCATCTAATCATGATTTACCACCAGTAAAAGGTGTATTGGCTGGTTTAAAAAATTGTAAAGTCTTTGCGGATAAAGCATATGCTGACCATGAATTAGAGGATTTATTGTACAAAAATAACAATGTATCATTACTTACACCTGAGAAATTAGTAAAAGGAGAATCTCCATATTACAGAGAGTTTGCCCATGCTTTTAGAAAACAATGGGGAAAAGCAATTTCTAGTGTCAGACAACCTGTTGAAGTATTTTTCAATTGGTTAATTGAAAAAACAGGTATTCAAGATGCCTCTAAAGTAAGATCAGAGAAGGGACTAATGGTCCATATTTATGGCAAACTAGCTTCTGCTCTTTTGATATTAGCCAATTTTTAA